A section of the Pygocentrus nattereri isolate fPygNat1 chromosome 18, fPygNat1.pri, whole genome shotgun sequence genome encodes:
- the pdzph1 gene encoding uncharacterized protein pdzph1 encodes MSKRRRRNSRRRRSSCSSKQSITHSYIKSPLDNVVQENDTAEKGETDSFCKENVLSDEEKKEHGTPSKENLFRQGSYGDLYEDKKMKMSISEGVDKDKGLKITHSVTIDDLGQSAPKIIFQRSHESVAGERVSSMIAVTTAKVKHMSSNMRLEISEVLQSDDSDFKTTLILRSEKGKGTEACFQTQNVEPPNNDPYLRSQCTTGYKQNAKRCENVSYTVSIAELKTDVRETGSNPSTLGSQEEMDCCKSCCQSHFCKHYAGGHTDTDFTLVDGSSTCSSPSGFWPPQRQLSLTDSFSNEMLWDIPPPLEFADKDNNVLQDLTQSVEYCQINNHVFKEQVNSPHGSGASKGTSGNKESKCQPSLDEEKRACERACNQLYELDTQEHLYSRPPTPVSRSSFTKNFIQNHEGKMRLRNNSIAILETKTQANQYIEVPTTRRRTFPGVIDQLSQDRESIPSCRESFSSGTLSSFFMQSLPAQAERAARYYLDDERLGPFEGESRKSSSSSSYRPSSSSIYGPDNIKAYSTTKNPFYPSRSDEISEDVFLKNGQDQREPVDISELVQANRADQKSSSAGPLEHSEVTESGFDEEIVEVEECSLAALAADIYQKNLLIHVTPPSPCNSEEYISEGATNRAKVQPYEDQEGVDDQKKRRGSVMTIMVGEYEQRFLQNNAIPTSEDPSQNQQSASASETCDAMFEPPSASPTEQLDVQKKDMEESHQPSSPQLTSISLCNLSENPTELSELTSNENLEQSSEQSGDISKKTVGSYRKASCEEAAVANKVYSQTNKQDKISIGIRRTSRSFQSDLAERQTTPKASLKFKEHLKPPGDCAHKDSEETSDHWARKRKLFKESKQWSSAGGSSMTSNITEESDTMNSEDTRSVDMSIEDRGFYTETFHSASWIYRGDDASPNETVQCLSNRPRPVAIRERTVKISKGMGEYPWGFRIQFSKPIVVTEVDTNGAAEEAGLQVGDFVLAVNGTDVTSVPHSEAADLARQGPDLLTLTIGSDIGRIPNTPRPACRGYLHKRTQSSLLKGWRKRWFVLRHDCCLYYYRNKRDEGKRRVLSGIRLEGALVEADSSLGKPFVFKCCPVSGNRVYYLCATSNQEMRRWLEAMDRAVHPITQNHVWVDVTRHNSNLPPLAVKHPECLGLLHLLDRNKDSWVQHYCILKDGCLYFYASIRSTYAVGGIYLHGYTVKEQPLGSKRSTIELKPPSEEFKVFHLCAENTNENKRWIVALKASIEKWLPLHQAIQDYMNCIPEATRM; translated from the exons ATGAGtaagaggagaaggaggaacAGCCGCAGGAGGAGGAGTTCCTGCAGCAGTAAAC aaAGCATCACCCATAGCTACATCAAAAGTCCACTGGATAATGTGGTTCAAGAAAACGATACTGCtgaaaagggagagacagactcCTTCTGTAAAGAAAACGTTTTGTCagatgaagagaaaaaagagcatGGAACTCCTAGCAAAGAGAATCTGTTCAGACAAGGGAGTTATGGGGACTTGTATgaagataaaaaaatgaaaatgagcatTTCAGAAGGAGTGGATAAGGACAAGGGTCTGAAGATCACACACTCAGTGACAATAGATGATTTGGGACAGTCCGCTCCCAAAATCATATTTCAGCGATCCCATGAGTCTGTAGCAGGAGAAAGAGTCAGTAGCATGATTGCAGTCACAACAGCCAAGGTTAAGCACATGAGCTCCAATATGAGGCTCGAGATCAGTGAAGTGCTACAGTCAGATGATTCAGACTTCAAGACCACTCTTATTCTCCGAAGCGAGAAGGGAAAAGGAACAGAGGCTTGTTTTCAGACTCAAAATGTTGAACCACCAAACAATGACCCTTATTTACGGAGCCAATGCACAACTGGTTACAAGCAAAATGCCAAACGCTGTGAAAATGTTAGCTATACGGTTAGCATTGCAGAACTGAAGACAGACGTTAGAGAAACAGGTAGCAATCCAAGCACATTAGGCAGCCAAGAAGAAATGGACTGCTGCAAAAGCTGCTGCCAAAGTCACTTTTGCAAGCACTATGCTGGAGGCCACACAGACACTGATTTCACACTGGTGGATGGATCATCCACCTGCTCTTCACCTTCTGGTTTCTGGCCTCCACAGAGGCAGCTGTCACTAACTGACAGTTTTAGCAATGAGATGTTATGGGATATTCCTCCACCTCTTGAGTTTGCTGATAAAGATAATAATGTACTTCAGGACTTGACACAAAGTGTAGAATACTGCCAGATAAACAATCATGTGTTCAAAGAGCAGGTGAATTCTCCACATGGCTCAGGGGCATCAAAGGGTACTTCAGGGAACAAGGAGTCCAAGTGTCAGCCCTCATTAGATGAGGAAAAAAGAGCTTGTGAACGAGCTTGCAATCAACTCTATGAACTAGACACCCAGGAACACTTATATTCCAGGCCACCAACCCCAGTAAGCAGGTCATCTTTCACAAAAAACTTCATTCAAAACCATGAAGGAAAGATGCGTCTGCGCAACAATAGCATTGCCATTTTAGAAACCAAAACACAAGCTAATCAGTACATAGAAGTGCCTACAACAAGGCGaagaaccttcccaggagtgatAGATCAGTTAAGTCAGGATCGAGAAAGCATACCCTCATGCAGAGAGTCATTCTCCTCAGGCACACTCTCTTCATTTTTCATGCAGTCACTACCTGCTCAGGCTGAGAGAGCAGCGAGGTACTACCTAGACGATGAGAGGCTTGGACCTTTTGAAGGAGAAAGCCGCAAATCATCAAGCAGTAGCAGCTACAGACCGAGCTCAAGCTCAATCTATGGTCCTGACAACATCAAGGCATACAGCACAACAAAAAACCCATTTTATCCATCAAGGTCTGACGAGATATCTGAAGATGTCTTCTTGAAAAATGGACAAGATCAGAGAGAACCAGTAGACATTAGTGAGCTGGTGCAGGCAAACAGAGCAGATCAGAAGAGCTCTTCAGCAGGCCCACTAGAACACAGTGAGGTGACCGAAAGTGGTTTCGATGAAGAGATTGTTGAGGTGGAAGAGTGTAGTCTTGCAGCCCTGGCTGCAGACATCTATCAGAAGAACCTGCTCATCCATGTCACTCCACCTTCACCTTGCAACTCTGAGGAATACATTAGCGAAGGAGCCACCAACAGAGCCAAAGTTCAACCATATGAAGACCAAGAAGGTGTTGATGACCAAAAGAAGCGAAGAGGCTCTGTTATGACCATCATGGTTGGGGAATATGAACAGAGATTTCTACAGAACAACGCTATACCAACAAGTGAAGATCCTTCACAGAACCAACAATCTGCATCAGCCTCAGAAACTTGCGATGCAATGTTTGAGCCACCTTCTGCATCTCCAACTGAACAGCTAGACGTCCAAAAAAAAGATATGGAGGAATCCCACCAGCCCTCCTCCCCACAACTAACAAGCATCTCTTTATGTAATCTGTCAGAAAACCCAACAGAGCTTTCAGAGCTGACAAGTAATGAAAACTTAGAGCAGTCCTCAGAGCAGTCTGGAGACATTTCGAAAAAAACTGTTGGGAGTTATCGCAAAGCAAGCtgtgaagaagcagcagtaGCAAATAAAGTCTACagtcaaacaaataaacaggacAAAATAAGTATAGGCATTCGTCGGACATCAAGGTCATTTCAATCAGACTTAGCTGAACGGCAAACTACCCCAAAAG CTTCACTGAAGTTCAAGGAGCATCTGAAGCCCCCAGGAGACTGTGCCCACAAAGATTCAGAAGAAACTTCAGACCACTGGGCAAGGAAACGCAAGCTGTTCAAGGAGAGTAAACAGTGGAGTTCTGCAGGAGGGAGTTCCATGACTAGCAACATCACAGAGGAATCAG ACACGATGAATTCAGAGGATACCCGGTCAGTAGACATGTCCATTGAAGATAGAGGTTTTTACACTGAGACATTCCACTCAGCATCATGGATTTATCGGGGAGATGATGCCAGTCCAAATGAAACAGTTCAATGCCTTAGCAACCGCCCTCGACCTGTGGCAA TTCGTGAAAGAACTGTAAAGATCAGCAAGGGAATGGGAGAGTATCCATGGGGTTTCAGAATTCAATTCTCCAAACCAATTGTCGTCACTGAAGTTGACACAA atggagctgcagAGGAGGCAGGGCTACAGGTCGGAGACTTTGTGCTGGCAGTTAATGGTACTGATGTCACAAGCGTGCCACACTCTGAGGCAGCTGACCTCGCACGGCAAG GCCCCGATCTGCTGACTCTGACCATCGGCTCTGACATTGGCCGGATCCCTAACACCCCAAGGCCTGCCTGTCGAGGCTACCTGCACAAGCGCACCCAGTCCAGTCTGCTCAAGGGCTGGAGAAAGAGGTGGTTCGTGCTCAGGCACGACTGCTGCCTTTACTACTACAGAAACAAAAGA GATGAAGGGAAAAGGCGTGTCCTGTCTGGCATAAGACTGGAAGGTGCACTGGTGGAGGCTGACTCGAGTCTTGGGAAACCCTTTGTGTTCAAATGCTGTCCAGTGTCTGGAAACCGAGTTTACTACTTATGCGCTACATCAAACCAAGAAATGAGAAG ATGGTTAGAGGCCATGGACCGAGCAGTTCACCCTATCACTCAg AACCATGTGTGGGTGGACGTAACTCGCCACAACTCGAACCTGCCTCCTCTGGCCGTGAAGCACCCAGAATGCCTTGGTCTGCTTCACCTGCTGGACAGAAACAAAGACTCATGGGTACAGCACTACTGCATCTTAAAAGATGGATGTCTCTACTTCTACGCCAGCATTCGATCTACCTATGCAGTTG GGGGGATCTATCTGCATGGCTACACTGTAAAGGAACAGCCTCTAGGATCCAAGAGATCTACCATCGAGCTCAAACCACCATCTGAGGAGTTCAAAGTGTTCCACCTATGCGCTGAAAATACCAATGAAAACAAACG GTGGATTGTGGCACTAAAGGCATCAATAGAAAAGTGGTTGCCTTTGCATCAGGCAATTCAAGACTACATGAATTGCATACCTGAGGCCACCAGAATGTGA
- the LOC108427295 gene encoding lysozyme C-like, with protein sequence MKILVLLLLVGVAKGMYYTNCELASVLQSAGMDGYAGVSLANWVCLAYSESSYNTQAIDYDSDGSTDYGIFQINDRWWCSNGQFPSYNGCGISCSELLTNNITADIACAKIIVDQQGISAWYGWQDKCEGQDVSQYIAGCDV encoded by the exons ATGAAGATTTTGGTGCTTCTTCTACTGGTGGGGGTTGCCAAGGGCATGTATTATACCAACTGTGAGCTAGCAAGCGTACTGCAATCTGCTGGAATGGACGGCTACGCAGGTGTCAGCCTGGCTAACT GGGTTTGCTTGGCATATTCAGAGTCTAGCTATAACACCCAGGCCATCGACTATGACTCTGATGGCTCAACGGACTACGGCATTTTCCAGATCAACGATCGTTGGTGGTGTTCCAATGGCCAGTTCCCCAGCTACAATGGCTGTGGAATCTCCTGTAGTG AGCTGCTGACTAATAATATTACAGCTGACATTGCGTGTGCCAAAATCATTGTTGACCAGCAGGGCATCTCAGCATG GTACGGTTGGCAAGATAAATGCGAGGGCCAGGATGTGAGCCAGTACATCGCAGGTTGTGATGTTTAA
- the LOC108427294 gene encoding lysozyme C-like: MKIWLLLFLVAVASAKVFDRCELARTLKAAGMSGFKGVSLANWVCTAYAESRYNTQITNKNTDGSTDYGIFQINNRWWCSDGQFPSHNGCRISCKLLTDNISAAIQCAKTIVSQQGISAWVGWRNKCKNQDVSRYIAGCGV, from the exons ATGAAGATTTGGTTGCTCCTCTTTCTGGTTGCGGTGGCCAGTGCCAAGGTGTTCGACAGATGCGAGCTGGCAAGAACGCTGAAAGCAGCTGGAATGTCCGGCTTCAAAGGTGTCAGTCTGGCTAACT GGGTTTGCACGGCTTACGCGGAGTCCCGCTACAACACTCAGATCACCAACAAAAACACTGACGGCTCAACGGACTATGGCATTTTCCAGATCAACAATCGCTGGTGGTGCTCTGATGGCCAGTTCCCCAGCCACAACGGCTGTCGAATCTCCTGCA AGCTACTGACTGATAACATCTCTGCAGCCATCCAGTGTGCCAAGACCATAGTGAGTCAGCAGGGCATCTCAGCATG GGTGGGGTGGCGTAATAAATGTAAGAACCAAGATGTGAGCCGGTACATCGCAGGTTGTGGAGtttaa